The genomic region CCACTGTCCGCCGCGCTCGAGCTGAAAGGCGCGCTCCGAGTAGTCGTTGTGCAGCACGTAGCCGGCCACGTGTTCGAGCGCGTGGGGCTCGTCGACGTAGGACGCCTTCTTCCCGATCACGACCGCCAGCTCGACCTCCCAGTCGGTTTTCGTCGCCCCCTTCGGGATGACGAGATCGTCGTTGGGGCCGACGATCGCCGAGGTCGCCTTGAAGAAGAGGATCGGCTCCTTTGGCAGATCCATCTTGCTCTCGGCGGCGTGATCCTTGAAGTTCAGCCCGATGCAGACGATCTTGCTGGGCCGCGCCAGCGCGGCGCCGGTGCGCGCGGCGGCGTCGATTTTCGGCGCTGCGGCTCCCTTCTGCCGGACCCAGTCGGCGACGCCGCGAAGGCCGTCGCCACCAAAGAAGGCCTCGTCGAAGTCGCGGACATAGCCGGACACGTCGAGGCGGGTGTGGTCGTCGAGCAGCACCGCGGGTTTTTCCTGGCCTGGTGCGCCATAGCGGGCGAGTTTCATACGGCGGTCACGCCTCCGTCGATCGGATACGCGGCGCCGGTGATGAACGACGCCTCGTCCGAGCAGAGATAGAGCGCAAGTTG from Vicinamibacterales bacterium harbors:
- a CDS encoding fumarylacetoacetate hydrolase family protein; translation: MKLARYGAPGQEKPAVLLDDHTRLDVSGYVRDFDEAFFGGDGLRGVADWVRQKGAAAPKIDAAARTGAALARPSKIVCIGLNFKDHAAESKMDLPKEPILFFKATSAIVGPNDDLVIPKGATKTDWEVELAVVIGKKASYVDEPHALEHVAGYVLHNDYSERAFQLERGGQWVKGKSCDTFAPLGPFITTADEVADPQQLGMWLTVNGVSRQKGTTANMIFGVRALVSYCSQFMTLLPGDVITTGTPAGVGLGLKPEPVFLKAGDVVELGIDGLGRQRQTVTAFSG